Proteins encoded together in one Miscanthus floridulus cultivar M001 chromosome 16, ASM1932011v1, whole genome shotgun sequence window:
- the LOC136511363 gene encoding lysine-rich arabinogalactan protein 19-like — protein MGKTGLYLPDPPPCMERERKERGSEGEELGEMEKESEVEDTAVPLPRSCPRLQIRRRRRWRRPAVVGSGPWIRFDTGEEGEGGSQPTRTAPPPSARRRGSTRPAPPPRAPTSPTPSRVPLWPRTTPWPCSTHCGPARPAVATAPCRRKERKDDREGGGAMEGEGGSSALAPARAGTTVAPWSSRTVQPPSMSCPRPRRGATARRSHQACRAHTRAVEQPQGAATKHAAPAPAPWSSRVAQPPSMPRSRPRYRSSQQSRHRASPRPLPLPHPARLPSSRAAAVARF, from the exons ATGGGCAAGACCGGCCTCTACCTCCCAGATCCACCTCCCTGTATGGAAAGAGAGAGGAAGGAAAGAGGGAGTGAGGGAGAGGAGCTAGGAGAGATGGAGAAAGAGAGTGAGGTAGAGGATACGGCGGTGCCATTACCTCGATCTTGCCCGCGCCTCCAGATCCGCCGTCGCCGGAGGTGGAGGCGGCCCGCTGTCGTCGGATCTGGGCCGTGGATCCGCTTCGACAccggagaagaaggggaaggaggcAGCCAGCCCACGCGCACCGCGCCACCTCCGTCCGCTCGCCGCCGTGGCTCCACGCGACCTGCGCCGCCGCCCCGGGCGCCAACGTCGCCCACGCCGTCCCGCGTGCCGCTGTGGCCCCGCACGACGCCGTGGCCCTGCTCGACCCATTGTGGCCCCGCGCGACCCGCCGTGGCCACCGCGCCCTGCCGACGGAAGGAGAGGAAGGACGACAGGGAGGGAGGGGGTGCGatggaaggagagggagggag tagtgcgcTCGCCCCTGCTCGCGCCGGCACCACCGTCGCGCCATGGAGCAGCCGCACGGTGCAGCCACCAAGCATGtcgtgcccgcgcccgcgccgtggAGCAACCGCGCGGCGCAGCCACCAAGCATGCCGCGCCCACACCCGCGCCGTGGAGCAGCCGCAGGGCGCAGCCACCAAGcatgccgcgcccgcgcccgcgccgtggAGCAGCCGCGTGGCGCAGCCACCGAGCATGCCGCGCTCGCGCCCGCGCTACCGCAGCTCGCAGCAGTCGCGTCAccgcgcctcgcctcgcccgcTGCCGCTTCCCCATCCTGCCAGGCTGCCTTCcagtcgcgccgccgccgtcgctagGTTTTAG